One part of the Rutidosis leptorrhynchoides isolate AG116_Rl617_1_P2 chromosome 1, CSIRO_AGI_Rlap_v1, whole genome shotgun sequence genome encodes these proteins:
- the LOC139867133 gene encoding protein SOSEKI 3 isoform X1 — MEGRVMKYGQRHQQLSPDRAKVWKERSPRYQQRQPEPELKLEVQPKSRKVPVVYYLCRNRQLEHPHFIEVPLASSDGLFLRDVIEKLNGLRGRGMASMYSWSCKRSYKNGFVWHDLCEDDLILPANGNEYVLKGSEIVEECNSGRFAPAIKLQHVKSLPEPPSARSQEDESSSSTSMSGRDTKSSQDDEQSPPVRFYNSSCVSPESKCGKNTTSNGCLSITEYKVSTNDGFADVATQTEETIRANKSLKTCTRGVSTDDVALQSLTTESTQNQPSRVKDNNEIQIDPSPPSSSSADSSLGKTETLESLIKADASNFNGFKRLEPGQIPVNSRLTATEMLMQLISCGSISVKDHSFGLIPSYKPRFSESKFPSPLFSTSVMLGELDCLPDNPRFMSMRIEDKEYFSGSLSETKIPLEDDAATLKRSSSYNADRTSNGDQVLDKEEAPTRTKCIPRSLKASIGKRPKSESMRSPISLGPRISSESGLSSRIVSPCPSNGSSKRMTGQCSSGKQSGRLESFREEKEKVLKIEERLASGARVIIHSEVPCDT, encoded by the exons ATGGAGGGAAGAGTGATGAAGTATGGGCAGAGACATCAACAATTGAGTCCTGATAGAGCTAAAGTATGGAAGGAGAGGTCTCCTAGGTATCAGCAACGGCAGCCGGAACCAGAGCTGAAACTGGAGGTGCAACCGAAGAGTCGAAAAGTGCCGGTGGTTTATTATTTATGTCGAAATCGGCAGCTTGAACATCCGCATTTTATCGAAGTTCCTCTTGCCTCATCCGATGGCCTTTTTTTGAGAG ATGTGATTGAAAAGCTTAATGGTTTGAGAGGAAGGGGCATGGCTTCTATGTATTCATGGTCTTGCAAGAG GAGCTACAAAAATGGGTTTGTTTGGCATGATCTTTGTGAAGACGATTTAATTCTTCCTGCTAATGGTAATGAATATGTTCTCAAAGGCTCTGAGATCGTTGAAGAATGTAATTCAG GCCGTTTCGCTCCTGCTATAAAATTGCAACACGTAAAATCATTACCAGAACCACCATCTGCTAGAAGTCAAGAAGATGAGTCTTCATCTTCAACAAGCATGAGTGGAAGAGATACTAAAAGTTCTCAAGATGATGAACAATCTCCTCCTGTTCGCTTTTATAATTCATCATGCGTGTCTCCCGAGTCTAAATGTGGGAAAAATACAACATCAAATGGTTGTCTTAGCATAACAGAATACAAGGTTAGCACGAATGATGGTTTTGCTGATGTCGCCACTCAAACTGAAGAAACCATTAGAGCTAATAAATCTTTAAAAACCTGCACACGAGGTGTTTCAACTGATGACGTGGCATTACAATCTTTAACCACTGAGTCTACTCAAAACCAACCTTCACGTGTTAAAGATAATAACGAAATTCAAATCGATCCATCCCCTCCATCTTCTTCTAGTGCAGATTCATCTCTGGGAAAAACTGAGACGTTAGAGTCTTTGATCAAAGCTGATGCTAGTAACTTTAATGGGTTTAAAAGACTAGAACCAGGTCAAATACCGGTCAACTCTAGGCTAACAGCTACTGAAATGCTAATGCAACTGATCTCTTGCGGGTCAATATCGGTCAAAGATCACAGCTTTGGCCTAATTCCATCTTACAAGCCAAGATTCTCGGAGTCAAAATTCCCATCGCCTTTATTCTCAACATCTGTGATGTTGGGGGAGCTTGATTGCTTACCTGACAATCCAAGGTTTATGAGCATGAGGATCGAAGATAAGGAATACTTCAGCGGGAGTTTATCAGAGACCAAAATACCCCTAGAAGATGATGCAGCTACTCTAAAAAGATCATCTTCCTACAATGCCGACAG AACTAGTAACGGTGATCAAGTTTTGGATAAAGAAGAAGCACCAACACGTACTAAGTGTATACCGAGATCACTCAAGGCATCAATAGGAAAACGCCCAAAGAGTGAATCAATGAGATCCCCTATTTCATTGGGCCCACGAATCTCATCCGAGTCGGGCCTCAGTTCAAGAATCGTATCACCATGCCCTTCTAATGGGAGTAGCAAAAGAATGACTGGGCAATGCTCGTCCGGGAAACAATCTGGCAGATTGGAGTCCTTCCGGGAAGAGAAGGAAAAAGTGCTAAAAATCGAAGAAAG GCTTGCTTCAGGGGCTCGGGTTATCATTCACTCAGAAGTACCTTGTGATACTTGA
- the LOC139867133 gene encoding protein SOSEKI 3 isoform X2 — translation MEGRVMKYGQRHQQLSPDRAKVWKERSPRYQQRQPEPELKLEVQPKSRKVPVVYYLCRNRQLEHPHFIEVPLASSDGLFLRDVIEKLNGLRGRGMASMYSWSCKRSYKNGFVWHDLCEDDLILPANGNEYVLKGSEIVEECNSGRFAPAIKLQHVKSLPEPPSARSQEDESSSSTSMSGRDTKSSQDDEQSPPVRFYNSSCVSPESKCGKNTTSNGCLSITEYKVSTNDGFADVATQTEETIRANKSLKTCTRGVSTDDVALQSLTTESTQNQPSRVKDNNEIQIDPSPPSSSSADSSLGKTETLESLIKADASNFNGFKRLEPGQIPVNSRLTATEMLMQLISCGSISVKDHSFGLIPSYKPRFSESKFPSPLFSTSVMLGELDCLPDNPRFMSMRIEDKEYFSGSLSETKIPLEDDAATLKRSSSYNADRTSNGDQVLDKEEAPTRTKCIPRSLKASIGKRPKSESMRSPISLGPRISSESGLSSRIVSPCPSNGSSKRMTGQCSSGKQSGRLESFREEKEKVLKIEES, via the exons ATGGAGGGAAGAGTGATGAAGTATGGGCAGAGACATCAACAATTGAGTCCTGATAGAGCTAAAGTATGGAAGGAGAGGTCTCCTAGGTATCAGCAACGGCAGCCGGAACCAGAGCTGAAACTGGAGGTGCAACCGAAGAGTCGAAAAGTGCCGGTGGTTTATTATTTATGTCGAAATCGGCAGCTTGAACATCCGCATTTTATCGAAGTTCCTCTTGCCTCATCCGATGGCCTTTTTTTGAGAG ATGTGATTGAAAAGCTTAATGGTTTGAGAGGAAGGGGCATGGCTTCTATGTATTCATGGTCTTGCAAGAG GAGCTACAAAAATGGGTTTGTTTGGCATGATCTTTGTGAAGACGATTTAATTCTTCCTGCTAATGGTAATGAATATGTTCTCAAAGGCTCTGAGATCGTTGAAGAATGTAATTCAG GCCGTTTCGCTCCTGCTATAAAATTGCAACACGTAAAATCATTACCAGAACCACCATCTGCTAGAAGTCAAGAAGATGAGTCTTCATCTTCAACAAGCATGAGTGGAAGAGATACTAAAAGTTCTCAAGATGATGAACAATCTCCTCCTGTTCGCTTTTATAATTCATCATGCGTGTCTCCCGAGTCTAAATGTGGGAAAAATACAACATCAAATGGTTGTCTTAGCATAACAGAATACAAGGTTAGCACGAATGATGGTTTTGCTGATGTCGCCACTCAAACTGAAGAAACCATTAGAGCTAATAAATCTTTAAAAACCTGCACACGAGGTGTTTCAACTGATGACGTGGCATTACAATCTTTAACCACTGAGTCTACTCAAAACCAACCTTCACGTGTTAAAGATAATAACGAAATTCAAATCGATCCATCCCCTCCATCTTCTTCTAGTGCAGATTCATCTCTGGGAAAAACTGAGACGTTAGAGTCTTTGATCAAAGCTGATGCTAGTAACTTTAATGGGTTTAAAAGACTAGAACCAGGTCAAATACCGGTCAACTCTAGGCTAACAGCTACTGAAATGCTAATGCAACTGATCTCTTGCGGGTCAATATCGGTCAAAGATCACAGCTTTGGCCTAATTCCATCTTACAAGCCAAGATTCTCGGAGTCAAAATTCCCATCGCCTTTATTCTCAACATCTGTGATGTTGGGGGAGCTTGATTGCTTACCTGACAATCCAAGGTTTATGAGCATGAGGATCGAAGATAAGGAATACTTCAGCGGGAGTTTATCAGAGACCAAAATACCCCTAGAAGATGATGCAGCTACTCTAAAAAGATCATCTTCCTACAATGCCGACAG AACTAGTAACGGTGATCAAGTTTTGGATAAAGAAGAAGCACCAACACGTACTAAGTGTATACCGAGATCACTCAAGGCATCAATAGGAAAACGCCCAAAGAGTGAATCAATGAGATCCCCTATTTCATTGGGCCCACGAATCTCATCCGAGTCGGGCCTCAGTTCAAGAATCGTATCACCATGCCCTTCTAATGGGAGTAGCAAAAGAATGACTGGGCAATGCTCGTCCGGGAAACAATCTGGCAGATTGGAGTCCTTCCGGGAAGAGAAGGAAAAAGTGCTAAAAATCGAAGAAAGTTAA